From a region of the Catalinimonas alkaloidigena genome:
- a CDS encoding glycosyltransferase, which yields MTALVFGVLALYVALTLLLYYHWRQIPERPPTAQAPPTTRLSVIIPVRNEADNIVALLQDLDRQTYPHFEVVVMDDASNDGTGELVRRFAQHARYALHCHRLAPLDGVVAYKKRALAEGISRSIGTLVVTTDGDCRVGPNWLRAIATAYEAERPALISAPVTFLGAKTLFEQMQVIEFASLVGAGGASMQAGAPNMCNGANLAYERAAFERVGGFAGTDHLASGDDELLMHKIARATQNRLLFLKTPAAVVQTRPHARLQEFVQQRRRWASKWQTYRDVRPRLLAVFIFSVHLLMLGSLGAAFAGAMDWATVGLAWGIKAAVEALYLHRVVRDLGKPFRWFVFLGLQLAYSPYVVLFGVLGNLQKTYRWKGRFVR from the coding sequence ATGACTGCACTGGTGTTTGGAGTATTGGCACTATACGTTGCCCTGACGTTGCTTCTGTATTACCATTGGCGGCAAATTCCGGAGCGACCCCCAACGGCGCAGGCCCCTCCCACAACTCGCCTTTCTGTCATCATTCCCGTCCGCAACGAAGCCGACAACATTGTGGCGCTGCTGCAAGACCTGGATCGGCAAACGTATCCGCATTTTGAAGTGGTCGTGATGGACGATGCGTCGAACGACGGCACCGGCGAATTGGTCAGACGCTTTGCTCAACATGCCCGCTATGCGTTGCACTGCCACCGCCTCGCGCCGCTGGACGGCGTGGTGGCGTATAAAAAGCGGGCCTTGGCCGAAGGCATTTCCCGCAGTATTGGCACGCTGGTCGTCACCACGGATGGCGACTGCCGGGTAGGGCCGAACTGGTTGCGAGCCATCGCCACGGCCTACGAAGCCGAGCGCCCGGCCTTAATTAGTGCGCCCGTCACATTTCTGGGAGCGAAGACCTTGTTCGAACAGATGCAGGTGATCGAGTTTGCGAGCCTGGTCGGTGCCGGAGGAGCTTCGATGCAGGCCGGAGCGCCAAACATGTGCAACGGCGCGAACTTGGCGTACGAGCGGGCGGCTTTCGAACGGGTGGGGGGCTTCGCCGGAACGGACCACCTTGCTTCGGGCGACGACGAGTTGCTCATGCACAAAATTGCCCGCGCTACACAGAACCGTCTTCTGTTTCTGAAAACCCCGGCCGCGGTCGTGCAGACCCGCCCCCACGCCCGGTTGCAAGAGTTTGTGCAGCAGCGCCGCCGCTGGGCGAGCAAGTGGCAGACTTACCGCGACGTACGCCCTCGGTTACTGGCCGTCTTCATCTTCAGCGTGCATCTGCTGATGCTCGGCAGCTTGGGAGCGGCGTTCGCCGGCGCGATGGACTGGGCGACTGTCGGGCTGGCGTGGGGCATAAAAGCGGCCGTAGAGGCGCTCTACCTGCATCGCGTTGTGCGCGACCTCGGTAAACCTTTTCGCTGGTTCGTTTTTTTGGGTTTACAGCTTGCATATAGTCCCTACGTTGTGTTATTTGGGGTACTGGGGAATTTACAAAAGACTTATCGCTGGAAGGGTAGGTTCGTTCGGTGA
- a CDS encoding PorV/PorQ family protein, with the protein MKRLLPVALGLVLGLIPKVHAGNEEKGGQAGATELLINPWARSTGWAGVYTSGAHGVEAMNLNIGGLARIQKTDLMLSNTRYLSGSGISLYSIGLAQRVGDSGALGLSLTAMNWGEIEETTVQNPDGTGSTFLPQFFNIGVSYSKIFSDRISGGILVRVISESISNVSAVGVAFDAGIQYQTGERNQFKFGVALRNVGPKMRYSGNGLVFRAQPGTGQNFLAAADRRSESFEMPALLNIGLSYDFELGLNHRLTAAGNFQSNSFTSDEYQVGVEYAFMEYFMVRGGFNYQRGAFQGPGNDFNVMMGPAAGGTLQVPFGKADASGNKARRFGVDYSYQPTDFFSGNHAIALRLSL; encoded by the coding sequence ATGAAGAGATTGTTACCCGTTGCGCTGGGGCTGGTCCTCGGACTGATTCCGAAGGTGCATGCCGGAAACGAAGAAAAGGGCGGGCAGGCCGGCGCGACGGAGCTGCTCATCAACCCGTGGGCGCGAAGCACCGGCTGGGCGGGCGTCTATACGTCGGGGGCGCATGGGGTAGAAGCCATGAACCTGAACATCGGGGGGCTGGCGCGTATCCAGAAAACCGACCTGATGCTGAGCAACACACGCTACCTGTCCGGTTCGGGCATCAGCCTGTACAGCATTGGCCTGGCGCAGCGCGTCGGCGACTCGGGCGCGTTGGGCCTGAGCCTGACGGCCATGAACTGGGGCGAAATCGAAGAAACCACGGTGCAGAACCCCGATGGAACGGGCAGTACGTTTCTCCCCCAGTTTTTCAACATCGGGGTGAGCTATTCCAAAATCTTTTCGGATCGGATTTCGGGTGGCATCCTGGTCCGGGTCATCTCCGAATCGATCAGCAACGTCAGTGCCGTCGGCGTCGCGTTCGACGCGGGCATTCAGTACCAGACCGGCGAGCGCAACCAGTTCAAGTTTGGGGTGGCACTGCGCAACGTGGGGCCCAAAATGCGTTACAGCGGCAACGGGCTGGTGTTCCGGGCGCAACCCGGCACGGGCCAGAACTTCCTGGCCGCCGCCGACCGCCGTTCCGAATCGTTCGAAATGCCCGCCTTGCTCAACATCGGCCTCTCATACGACTTTGAGCTGGGTCTGAACCATCGCCTGACCGCCGCCGGTAATTTTCAGTCCAACTCGTTCACCAGCGACGAATACCAGGTCGGCGTCGAGTACGCCTTCATGGAATACTTCATGGTGCGCGGTGGGTTCAACTACCAGCGGGGGGCGTTTCAGGGGCCGGGCAACGACTTCAACGTCATGATGGGACCCGCCGCCGGAGGGACGCTCCAGGTGCCTTTCGGGAAGGCCGATGCCAGCGGCAACAAGGCGCGGCGGTTCGGGGTAGATTACTCGTATCAGCCCACCGATTTCTTCAGCGGAAACCACGCCATTGCCCTTCGTTTGAGCCTTTAG
- the ruvC gene encoding crossover junction endodeoxyribonuclease RuvC, with translation MEATVDGKIILGIDPGTNVMGYGLIQVVGSQPVLLQYGVIHLHKYPNHAIKLKKIFERVTQLIEEYLPDEMAVEAPFFGKNVQSMLKLGRAQGVALAAALAREIPVMEYAPRKIKQAVTGNGNASKEQVAAMLQVILNFKHDKDKMLDATDALAAAVCHHQQSGGLRLSSKSGGWGDFLKNNPDRIR, from the coding sequence ATGGAGGCCACTGTGGACGGCAAAATTATTCTGGGCATTGACCCAGGCACAAATGTGATGGGGTATGGGCTAATTCAGGTGGTGGGTTCCCAGCCGGTTCTGTTGCAATACGGCGTTATTCACCTGCACAAGTACCCCAACCACGCAATAAAGCTAAAGAAAATCTTCGAGCGCGTGACGCAACTCATCGAGGAGTACCTGCCCGACGAAATGGCCGTGGAAGCACCGTTTTTTGGCAAGAACGTACAGTCGATGCTCAAGCTGGGCCGCGCACAGGGCGTAGCATTAGCGGCGGCACTAGCGCGCGAAATCCCGGTGATGGAATACGCTCCGCGCAAGATCAAACAGGCCGTGACCGGCAACGGCAACGCCTCCAAAGAACAGGTAGCCGCCATGCTCCAGGTTATCCTGAACTTCAAGCACGACAAGGACAAAATGCTCGACGCGACCGATGCCCTCGCCGCAGCAGTGTGCCATCACCAGCAAAGTGGCGGATTGCGGCTCAGCAGCAAATCCGGAGGGTGGGGCGACTTCCTGAAGAACAATCCTGATCGTATCCGGTAA
- a CDS encoding PP2C family protein-serine/threonine phosphatase codes for MLNTAILEHPDFRYRLKQLELNSLLEITQAINEEVPEESLYKIFQFTLRANLGIERLALYVREREWSCKVHFGIGKENLPDCVTKELSELTSVARVQEEAALAPYHAFDFVVPVQLEGMVRAFVLVGEKKGEPLASDSLSFIQTLSNILLVAVENKRLVRYRIEQEALRREMQIAQRVQNLLFPKSLPNSDFLSLKADYWPHHSVGGDYYDCIDLTNDRFLMCVADVSGKGIPAALLMSNFQASLRTLARQTTDLVRIVKELNHQIRENSNGENFITFFGALCDRSAKTLTYVNAGHNPPVLVKTDGSYQLLESGTTVLGIFETLPFVQQETLPMCDSLLFAYTDGVTETFNQDQEQFGMERLLDLLLLHRDQPLEGLHRHLMAELDQFRGGVAYSDDVTLLSARLRLAEEPSVTVTHAGP; via the coding sequence ATGCTTAACACTGCCATTCTGGAACATCCTGATTTTCGCTACCGACTTAAGCAGCTGGAACTCAACTCGCTGCTGGAAATTACGCAGGCCATCAACGAAGAAGTGCCTGAAGAATCGCTTTACAAGATCTTTCAGTTCACCTTACGGGCGAATCTGGGCATTGAACGGTTGGCCCTGTACGTGCGCGAGCGGGAGTGGAGCTGCAAGGTGCATTTCGGCATCGGGAAAGAAAACCTGCCCGATTGCGTCACCAAAGAACTGAGCGAACTTACTTCCGTGGCCCGGGTGCAGGAAGAAGCCGCCCTTGCTCCCTACCACGCGTTCGATTTTGTGGTGCCGGTCCAACTGGAAGGCATGGTGCGGGCGTTTGTGCTGGTCGGTGAGAAAAAGGGTGAGCCTTTGGCATCCGATTCACTCTCGTTCATCCAGACGCTGAGCAACATTCTGTTGGTCGCCGTAGAAAACAAACGGCTGGTGCGCTACCGGATCGAACAGGAAGCGCTGCGCCGCGAAATGCAGATCGCCCAGCGCGTGCAAAATCTGCTCTTTCCCAAATCGTTGCCTAATTCCGATTTCCTGAGCTTAAAAGCCGATTACTGGCCCCACCACTCGGTCGGGGGGGATTACTACGATTGCATCGACCTGACCAACGATCGCTTTCTGATGTGCGTGGCCGACGTATCGGGCAAAGGCATTCCGGCGGCGCTGCTCATGTCTAATTTTCAGGCCTCGCTCCGTACGCTGGCACGCCAGACCACCGATCTGGTGCGGATCGTCAAAGAGCTAAACCATCAGATTCGGGAAAACAGCAACGGCGAAAACTTCATCACTTTTTTCGGTGCGCTTTGCGATCGTTCGGCAAAGACCCTGACCTACGTGAACGCCGGTCACAACCCGCCGGTACTGGTAAAAACCGACGGCTCGTACCAGTTGCTGGAAAGCGGCACCACCGTCCTCGGCATTTTCGAGACGCTGCCTTTTGTGCAGCAGGAAACCCTGCCGATGTGCGATAGCCTGCTGTTTGCTTACACCGACGGCGTCACCGAAACGTTCAACCAGGACCAGGAACAGTTCGGGATGGAACGCCTGCTGGATCTATTGCTGCTGCACCGCGACCAACCCCTGGAGGGACTGCATCGGCACCTGATGGCGGAGCTGGATCAGTTTCGGGGCGGGGTTGCTTACAGCGACGACGTGACGCTGCTGTCCGCGCGCCTTCGGTTAGCCGAAGAGCCTTCCGTGACGGTCACCCACGCGGGACCGTAA
- a CDS encoding NAD(P)-dependent oxidoreductase has product MLRCLIIDQMHESIVPLLRNLGIEADYQPDYQRADLLASLPAYEGLIVRSKTRIDEEVLQHAEKLRFIGRAGAGLDLIDEPAVARRGIALAHAAEGNRDAVGEHTLAMLLTLMNRIAWADREVRAFAWHRERNRGYELGSACVGIVGYGNMGQAFARRLTGFGCQVIAYDKYRPLQEEEFAQRVDEAAIFERADVVSFHLPLTDETRGMVDDAYLRRFRHPIWLLNTARGEIVQLEALVRALNDGRVRGAGLDVLENEKMQLLTDAQRTVLEDLFASDRVLFTPHVAGWTHESYRRINEVLVTKIGEILAKKRVDS; this is encoded by the coding sequence ATGCTTCGTTGTTTGATCATCGACCAAATGCACGAGTCGATCGTCCCGCTGTTGCGTAACCTCGGCATAGAAGCCGATTACCAGCCCGATTACCAACGCGCCGACCTGCTGGCGTCACTTCCGGCGTACGAAGGACTCATCGTCCGCAGCAAAACCCGCATCGACGAAGAAGTGCTCCAACATGCGGAGAAACTGCGCTTTATCGGACGGGCCGGGGCCGGTCTGGACCTGATCGACGAACCGGCCGTGGCGCGGCGTGGCATTGCGCTGGCGCACGCGGCGGAAGGAAACCGCGATGCGGTAGGGGAGCATACCCTGGCGATGCTGCTGACCCTGATGAACCGGATCGCCTGGGCCGACCGCGAAGTGCGGGCATTTGCGTGGCACCGCGAACGCAACCGGGGCTACGAACTGGGCAGCGCTTGCGTCGGCATTGTGGGGTATGGCAACATGGGTCAGGCCTTTGCGCGTCGCCTGACGGGCTTCGGGTGCCAGGTGATCGCTTACGACAAATACCGCCCCCTGCAAGAAGAAGAGTTTGCGCAACGCGTGGACGAAGCAGCGATTTTCGAGCGGGCCGATGTGGTCAGTTTTCACTTGCCGTTGACCGACGAAACGCGCGGCATGGTCGACGACGCCTACCTGCGCCGGTTTCGCCATCCGATCTGGCTGTTGAACACCGCCCGTGGGGAAATTGTCCAACTGGAGGCGCTAGTACGTGCCCTGAACGACGGACGCGTACGGGGCGCAGGGCTGGATGTACTGGAAAATGAGAAAATGCAGCTCCTCACCGACGCACAACGCACTGTGCTGGAAGACTTATTTGCGAGCGACCGGGTCCTGTTTACGCCCCATGTGGCTGGCTGGACGCACGAATCGTACCGACGCATCAACGAAGTGCTGGTCACAAAAATTGGAGAGATTCTGGCAAAAAAACGTGTGGATTCCTGA
- the greA gene encoding transcription elongation factor GreA, which yields MAKVTYYTEEGLNRLKNELTELKSKGRADIARQIAEARDKGDLSENAEYDAAKDAQGLLELKISKLEEVVSNARVLDESNVDLSKVSILSTVKIRNIKNGATVTYTLVSEEEANLKQGKISVQSPIGKGLLGKEVGDKTEIKVPAGSLEFEVLEITR from the coding sequence ATGGCGAAAGTAACCTATTACACCGAAGAGGGGCTAAATCGGTTAAAGAACGAACTGACCGAATTGAAGTCGAAAGGACGTGCGGACATAGCCCGACAAATCGCCGAAGCCCGTGACAAGGGTGATCTGAGTGAGAATGCCGAGTACGATGCCGCCAAAGACGCACAAGGCCTTCTGGAGTTGAAAATTTCGAAGCTGGAAGAAGTCGTTTCCAATGCGCGCGTATTGGACGAATCGAATGTCGACCTTTCCAAAGTGTCGATCCTGTCGACCGTGAAAATCCGCAACATCAAAAACGGCGCGACGGTTACGTATACATTGGTATCGGAAGAAGAAGCGAACCTGAAGCAAGGCAAAATTTCGGTTCAGTCGCCTATCGGGAAAGGGTTGTTGGGCAAAGAAGTGGGCGATAAGACGGAAATCAAGGTGCCTGCCGGTTCGCTGGAGTTCGAAGTGCTGGAAATTACCCGCTAA
- a CDS encoding TonB-dependent receptor, producing the protein MAAQTGKLSGTVLDAATSEPIPFANVVATENGVQKGGATTDFEGNYLISSLVPGTYEVSVSVVGYQRTTVEGVIINFEKTRRLDIRLEQGTTTLEEVTVEYQRPLVEADNTSTGATLTRDQIQKLPTRSLSAIITTAPAVYSNDDGGALNIKGNRSDANQVFINGIKVIGPAPSLPVEAIEEISVITGGVPAQFGDATGGIINITTRSASNRYFGSATAETSRPFDQYQQDLAGATLSGPLLTRPDANNPSQKKTVLGFFTALQYQGQRDSDPPAGGVYVLRDELLEQIKQNPLIRSGSGIIYATDTVKQGDLVRQSYRPNANRQQYTANLSIDFQPTDNVLVTAGGNFDRIDQRADASGSTGSGNLYFNTPFNSENNSQDLNQRWNAFVRFVQNFRPSGENSLIKDAYYQVQADYGQQSDVTRDVVHKDNFMNYRYLGQFTQEYNDLNVGPLSGFSLGGTRYDFQEPDGERDVIFQDFQPSNVAFTPSSLNPTLVNYTQAAYNLNEGSLATLNDIIANRGLINGLGPDATYGLFASPGSTQNQYIKVFNEQYRLSALGAVTIGGHTIKAGFEYEQRVQASYTVLPGFLWSAGRTNLNRHLTQNGTIIGIDSLSDPNNIYVTFGNQLSGNPDGETGLYPGQSRFDYNLRQRYGIPADQYLSIDEFTPDQLSIDLFSADELQQYGIVAYQGYDYKGNRLKGSTSFRDFFFDEQNRPQDAYRPNYAAAFIQDKFEFEDIILNIGLRVDRFDANQPVLRDRNSLTRLITVGEMRNNGVDFGNFRNRNYTLPSTVGDDWVVYVDRTSESYVPGSNESDYTILGYREGDQFYDANGQEVASARGVVDVGGNGQVNPLFSLQGLSEEERELHTLTGMTLNAFEDYKPQIVFQPRIAFSFPISESAAFFAHYDVRAQRPGRVAASPSSYYFLNQTVGPVLSNPNLKPERLIDYQVGFQQVLSPSSALKLSAFYSELKDQIQIVNLPFAYPKAYRTFDNIDFQTSKGLTVQYDLRRTNHLQVNASYTLQFAEGTGSSDVSALSITEVGDPYIRLPRPLNFDQRHAFKITLDYRYATGEGPLLFGKPILENAGVNFFFFAGSGTPFTRTGGNPNSAVISGVQQRSQLEGSINASRMPWNIRSQLRIDKSFVFQGEESKRAHNLNVYVYVQNLLDRRNWIGVYAYTGNPRDDGFLNSGVGQEYINRQADPQAFQELYRVRLARPDFYSLPRRIRLGVAYSF; encoded by the coding sequence GTGGCAGCACAGACGGGAAAGTTATCGGGAACCGTGCTGGATGCCGCTACCAGCGAGCCCATTCCCTTTGCTAACGTGGTGGCGACCGAAAATGGCGTGCAGAAGGGCGGGGCTACTACCGACTTTGAAGGAAATTACCTGATTTCTTCGCTGGTGCCGGGCACGTACGAAGTTTCGGTTTCGGTGGTGGGCTACCAGCGGACGACCGTTGAGGGCGTCATCATCAACTTCGAGAAAACCCGTCGCCTCGACATCCGCCTGGAACAGGGCACTACCACGCTGGAAGAGGTCACCGTGGAGTACCAGCGTCCCCTGGTGGAGGCAGACAACACGTCGACCGGGGCCACACTAACGCGCGATCAGATTCAGAAACTCCCGACACGCAGCCTGAGTGCCATCATCACCACCGCGCCGGCGGTCTATTCGAACGACGACGGGGGCGCACTTAACATCAAAGGCAATCGCTCGGATGCCAACCAGGTGTTTATCAACGGCATCAAGGTGATCGGGCCCGCACCTTCGCTACCCGTAGAGGCCATCGAAGAGATTTCGGTGATTACGGGTGGTGTCCCGGCGCAGTTCGGCGATGCGACCGGAGGGATCATCAACATTACGACCCGCTCGGCTTCCAACCGCTATTTTGGCTCGGCTACGGCCGAAACGAGCCGCCCCTTTGATCAGTATCAGCAGGATCTGGCGGGCGCTACCTTATCGGGCCCGTTGCTGACCCGCCCCGATGCCAACAATCCTTCTCAGAAAAAAACGGTGCTGGGCTTTTTCACTGCGTTGCAATACCAGGGGCAACGCGATTCCGATCCGCCCGCCGGGGGGGTGTACGTGTTGCGTGACGAGCTGCTGGAACAGATCAAGCAGAATCCGCTGATCCGGAGTGGGTCGGGCATCATCTACGCGACCGATACGGTAAAACAGGGGGATCTCGTCAGACAGAGCTACCGCCCCAATGCCAACCGGCAACAATACACCGCCAACCTGTCGATCGATTTTCAACCAACTGACAATGTGCTCGTTACGGCGGGGGGGAACTTCGACCGCATCGACCAGCGGGCCGATGCTTCAGGAAGCACGGGGTCGGGCAATTTGTATTTCAATACGCCTTTTAACAGCGAAAACAATTCGCAGGACCTGAACCAGCGCTGGAACGCCTTCGTGCGTTTCGTGCAAAACTTCCGGCCCTCCGGCGAAAATTCGCTCATCAAAGATGCTTATTACCAGGTGCAGGCCGATTACGGTCAGCAGAGTGACGTGACGCGCGATGTGGTTCACAAGGATAACTTCATGAATTACCGCTACCTGGGGCAGTTCACACAGGAGTACAACGACTTGAACGTCGGGCCGCTCAGTGGTTTTTCTTTGGGAGGAACCCGATACGATTTTCAGGAACCCGATGGCGAGCGCGATGTGATCTTTCAGGACTTTCAGCCCTCCAACGTGGCCTTTACGCCGTCGAGTCTGAACCCTACGCTGGTGAATTACACGCAGGCGGCTTATAACCTGAACGAGGGTAGTCTGGCTACGTTGAACGACATCATTGCCAACCGGGGGCTGATCAACGGCCTGGGGCCCGACGCGACCTACGGCCTGTTTGCCAGCCCCGGCTCCACACAAAACCAGTACATCAAGGTTTTCAACGAACAGTACCGACTTTCGGCGCTGGGCGCGGTGACCATCGGCGGGCATACCATCAAAGCGGGGTTTGAGTACGAACAGCGGGTGCAGGCGAGCTACACCGTTTTGCCGGGCTTTTTGTGGTCGGCCGGGCGTACCAATCTGAACCGCCACCTGACGCAAAACGGCACCATCATCGGCATCGATTCGCTTTCCGATCCCAACAACATCTACGTGACGTTCGGAAACCAACTGTCGGGCAATCCTGACGGCGAAACCGGGCTGTATCCGGGGCAGAGCCGTTTCGATTACAACCTGCGGCAGCGCTACGGCATTCCGGCCGACCAGTACCTCAGTATCGATGAGTTTACGCCCGATCAGTTGTCGATCGATCTGTTCTCGGCCGACGAATTGCAGCAGTACGGCATTGTGGCGTACCAGGGCTACGATTACAAAGGCAATCGCCTGAAAGGAAGCACTTCGTTCCGCGATTTCTTCTTCGATGAGCAGAACCGACCGCAGGACGCGTACCGCCCCAACTATGCCGCGGCGTTCATCCAGGACAAGTTCGAGTTCGAAGACATCATCCTGAACATCGGTTTGCGGGTCGATCGCTTCGATGCCAACCAGCCCGTCTTACGCGACCGCAACTCGCTGACGCGTCTCATCACTGTGGGCGAAATGCGCAACAACGGCGTTGACTTCGGTAACTTCCGCAATCGGAATTATACGTTGCCCTCCACCGTCGGCGACGACTGGGTCGTCTACGTGGACCGTACGAGCGAAAGCTACGTACCGGGTTCCAACGAAAGCGACTACACCATTCTGGGCTACCGTGAAGGCGATCAGTTCTACGATGCCAATGGGCAGGAAGTGGCCAGCGCGCGCGGCGTGGTCGATGTCGGGGGCAACGGGCAGGTCAATCCGCTGTTTTCGTTGCAAGGTCTTTCGGAGGAAGAGCGAGAGCTACATACCCTGACGGGAATGACGCTCAACGCCTTTGAGGATTACAAACCGCAGATCGTTTTTCAGCCGCGCATCGCCTTTTCGTTCCCGATTTCCGAATCGGCGGCGTTTTTCGCGCACTACGACGTGCGGGCACAGCGACCCGGACGCGTGGCGGCTTCGCCCAGTTCTTACTATTTTCTGAACCAGACGGTGGGGCCGGTCCTGAGCAACCCCAACCTGAAGCCGGAGCGGCTGATCGATTACCAAGTGGGGTTTCAGCAGGTCTTGTCGCCGTCGTCCGCGTTGAAGCTTTCGGCGTTTTACAGCGAGTTGAAAGACCAGATCCAAATCGTCAACCTGCCGTTTGCCTATCCTAAAGCGTACCGGACGTTCGACAACATCGACTTTCAGACCTCCAAAGGACTGACGGTACAGTACGACCTGCGGCGTACGAATCACCTGCAGGTCAACGCGAGCTACACCTTGCAGTTTGCGGAAGGAACTGGCTCCAGCGATGTATCGGCGCTGTCGATCACGGAAGTTGGCGACCCGTACATCCGCCTGCCTCGCCCATTGAATTTCGACCAGCGTCATGCTTTCAAAATTACCCTCGATTACCGCTACGCTACCGGCGAAGGACCGTTGTTGTTCGGTAAGCCCATTCTGGAAAACGCCGGCGTGAATTTCTTCTTCTTTGCCGGCTCGGGAACACCTTTCACCCGCACGGGCGGCAACCCCAACTCGGCCGTAATTTCGGGGGTGCAGCAGCGTAGCCAGCTGGAGGGCTCCATCAACGCTTCGCGCATGCCGTGGAACATCCGTTCGCAGTTGCGCATCGACAAAAGCTTTGTCTTTCAGGGAGAAGAGAGCAAGCGCGCCCACAACCTGAACGTGTACGTGTATGTGCAAAACCTGCTGGATCGCCGCAATTGGATCGGCGTCTACGCTTACACCGGCAACCCCCGCGACGACGGTTTCCTCAATTCGGGGGTAGGGCAGGAGTACATCAACCGTCAGGCCGACCCGCAGGCGTTTCAGGAACTGTACCGCGTGCGTCTGGCCCGCCCTGATTTTTATTCACTGCCCCGGCGCATTCGGCTGGGCGTAGCCTACAGTTTTTAA
- a CDS encoding HIT family protein — MATIFTRIINGELPSHRVAEDEHHFAFLDINPVAPGHTLVVPKQEIDYIFDMESDAYAALMQFCHQLAPSVQQAVPCKRVGIAVIGLEVPHVHVHLVPMQQVDDLNFAKPKMNMASDELARIAEKIRQHYAQHA, encoded by the coding sequence ATGGCTACGATTTTCACGCGTATCATCAACGGAGAATTGCCAAGCCACCGCGTGGCCGAGGACGAACACCACTTCGCTTTCCTCGACATTAATCCGGTGGCCCCGGGGCACACGCTCGTGGTACCGAAACAAGAGATCGACTACATTTTCGATATGGAGTCCGACGCCTATGCGGCGTTGATGCAGTTTTGCCACCAACTGGCGCCTTCGGTGCAGCAGGCCGTGCCCTGCAAGCGGGTCGGCATTGCGGTGATCGGACTGGAAGTACCGCACGTGCACGTGCACCTGGTGCCGATGCAGCAGGTAGACGACCTGAACTTTGCCAAACCAAAAATGAACATGGCGTCGGACGAGCTGGCACGCATCGCCGAAAAAATCCGACAGCATTACGCGCAACACGCCTGA